The following proteins are co-located in the Methylocystis sp. ATCC 49242 genome:
- a CDS encoding DUF2892 domain-containing protein: MSEKAKRYAFLTAGFAVILFANFYIGETPLGWATLFAGLGIYYYGWRGVCPACQAGRCRVELPNGMVERR; this comes from the coding sequence ATGTCCGAGAAAGCAAAACGCTACGCATTCCTGACCGCGGGTTTCGCGGTGATACTGTTCGCCAATTTCTACATCGGCGAGACGCCGCTTGGGTGGGCGACGCTCTTCGCAGGGCTCGGCATTTACTACTACGGCTGGCGTGGCGTTTGTCCGGCGTGCCAGGCCGGGCGTTGCAGAGTCGAGTTGCCGAATGGCATGGTCGAGCGCCGTTAA
- a CDS encoding helix-turn-helix domain-containing protein, whose product MEDRLASPHLERLAKNLIAHLEKSGMNKPEFAEFIGMSGSQFRYVRSRAANPSIEMLAKISAKLKTPLYELLEDCQLGHRRNLSAKQMTKNLSMILKRKYVESGLDKEQFAKTIGVSLPQLYLMLRGDSNPSLLIVIEIARRLGIGMWELLGVEPMQVEEPTAR is encoded by the coding sequence ATGGAGGATCGGCTCGCCTCTCCGCACCTGGAGCGGTTAGCGAAGAACCTGATTGCGCATCTGGAAAAGAGCGGAATGAATAAGCCCGAATTTGCCGAGTTCATCGGCATGTCCGGTTCTCAATTTCGTTATGTGCGCAGTCGAGCCGCAAACCCCTCAATCGAGATGCTTGCGAAGATTTCCGCCAAGCTGAAAACGCCTCTTTACGAGCTCTTGGAGGACTGCCAGCTCGGACATCGTCGCAACTTGTCCGCAAAGCAGATGACGAAAAACCTTTCGATGATCCTGAAGAGAAAGTACGTTGAGAGCGGATTGGATAAGGAGCAATTCGCCAAAACCATCGGCGTCTCGCTGCCGCAGTTATATTTGATGTTGCGGGGAGACTCGAACCCGTCGCTACTCATTGTCATCGAGATTGCGAGACGACTTGGCATCGGAATGTGGGAGCTGTTGGGAGTGGAGCCGATGCAGGTCGAAGAACCCACGGCTCGTTAG